The following proteins come from a genomic window of Synechococcus sp. BIOS-E4-1:
- a CDS encoding carbohydrate ABC transporter permease yields the protein MNSVSRPDRRTTLTAWAFLAPALTLLSLSVLIPAAMALLISFTQTGLDVSEPLRFIGLANLRRLAGDPMFYRVLGTTIIYLVGVVPPIVVGALALAVLVNRVLPGIHWLRAAFYTPVLVSIVVAAIAFRWLYAENGLINGWLEALIGSGFIPIEFLTNPLLALPSVMLVTLWKGLGYYMVIFLGGLQGISKELYEAAELDGSEGWRKHLDITLPLLRPYVTLVAVMSAIAATKVFEEVFLMTQGGPADSTRTLVYYVYDQAFAELEISYACTVGLALFLIVLLLTAIRFAFTEERSLI from the coding sequence ATGAATTCTGTCTCCAGGCCAGATCGCCGGACAACACTGACAGCCTGGGCCTTTCTTGCGCCTGCGCTCACACTGCTGAGTCTTTCGGTGTTGATTCCGGCAGCCATGGCTCTGTTGATCAGCTTCACGCAGACAGGGCTTGATGTGTCAGAGCCGCTGCGATTCATCGGCCTGGCCAACCTGCGCAGACTTGCTGGTGATCCGATGTTTTATCGGGTGCTGGGCACCACCATCATCTACCTCGTGGGGGTGGTGCCGCCAATCGTTGTCGGTGCCCTGGCCTTGGCTGTACTGGTGAATCGGGTTCTGCCTGGCATTCATTGGCTCAGAGCTGCGTTCTACACACCCGTGCTGGTGTCGATCGTTGTCGCAGCCATCGCCTTCCGTTGGCTGTACGCAGAGAACGGCCTGATCAATGGCTGGCTCGAAGCACTGATCGGCTCAGGCTTCATTCCCATTGAGTTTCTGACCAACCCTCTGCTGGCACTCCCATCGGTGATGCTCGTGACCCTCTGGAAGGGTCTGGGGTATTACATGGTGATCTTTCTTGGAGGTCTTCAGGGAATTTCCAAGGAGCTCTACGAGGCCGCGGAATTGGATGGCAGTGAAGGGTGGAGGAAACATCTCGACATCACTCTTCCATTGCTGCGTCCGTACGTGACTCTGGTGGCAGTGATGTCAGCCATTGCTGCCACCAAGGTTTTTGAGGAGGTGTTTCTGATGACGCAGGGTGGACCTGCCGACTCAACCAGAACCCTTGTTTATTACGTGTATGACCAGGCTTTTGCAGAGCTTGAGATCAGCTATGCCTGCACTGTTGGTCTTGCCCTGTTCCTGATTGTCTTGCTGCTGACGGCCATCAGGTTTGCCTTCACTGAGGAACGGTCACTGATTTAG
- a CDS encoding DNA ligase: MTTRNSALTGLMVLITTTAAPVLAQQTTITIEQINTVVFPADGAVAAKAICTGLADGALTRDQVGSALARLQGALGESGESESATRYVKAFNAASAGINGCNVQVTGPSEDNLWNY, from the coding sequence ATGACGACCCGCAACTCTGCCTTGACCGGCCTCATGGTTTTGATCACCACGACCGCAGCACCCGTGCTCGCCCAGCAAACCACGATCACGATCGAGCAGATCAACACCGTGGTGTTCCCCGCTGATGGTGCTGTAGCGGCGAAAGCAATCTGCACAGGTCTGGCCGACGGAGCACTCACGCGCGATCAGGTCGGAAGCGCTCTCGCCCGTCTGCAGGGTGCTCTGGGTGAAAGTGGCGAATCCGAATCAGCAACGCGTTACGTGAAGGCTTTCAACGCCGCTTCAGCCGGGATCAACGGCTGCAACGTCCAGGTGACGGGTCCCAGTGAGGACAATCTCTGGAATTACTGA
- a CDS encoding class I SAM-dependent methyltransferase, with translation MKAFDVPCPEWLRERLQQHGLRVPFSTFMEWAMHDPDHGAYGSGQLHVGTAGDFVTSPSLGDDFAGLLIHQLTDWLEDLAARHPDSLLSIVDVGPGEGDLIAQLIPLLQASEAEWLSRLECVLIEINPGMQLRQRERLQSVGNIPCRWSSMQELVAEPVNGIMLAHELLDALPVERLILRGGSLRRQMVTLETSEASVPLLRWDDDPLPPPLQEQIREYADRDALNLPPRGAMEGWTTEWHHSVQPWMKQAFAAMNDGLLLVVDYALESSRYYNPRRADGTLVAYKCQQASSDVLRDAGCQDITAHLCLESLVGAASEAGWIFAGQCRQGEALLALGLAERLTALQQLPADQLAEALRRREALLRLVDPSCLGELRWFAFLRNAPTAADNGLLDSRFLREPS, from the coding sequence ATGAAGGCCTTTGATGTGCCCTGCCCCGAATGGCTGCGGGAACGACTGCAACAACATGGCCTGCGGGTGCCCTTCTCCACCTTCATGGAATGGGCAATGCATGACCCGGATCACGGCGCCTACGGAAGTGGTCAACTGCATGTGGGCACGGCTGGAGATTTCGTCACGTCTCCATCTCTCGGTGACGATTTCGCCGGCCTTCTGATTCATCAGCTGACCGATTGGCTTGAGGATCTGGCGGCTCGCCATCCAGATTCCCTGCTGTCAATCGTGGATGTGGGGCCAGGTGAAGGTGATCTGATCGCTCAGTTGATCCCCCTTCTCCAGGCTTCAGAAGCTGAATGGCTGTCGCGCCTGGAGTGTGTGCTCATTGAAATCAACCCCGGGATGCAGCTCCGCCAAAGGGAGCGTCTCCAGTCAGTGGGCAATATTCCCTGCCGCTGGTCTTCCATGCAGGAACTTGTGGCTGAACCGGTCAACGGCATCATGCTGGCCCATGAGCTGCTTGATGCTCTGCCGGTTGAACGCCTCATCCTGAGAGGTGGATCGCTCCGGCGTCAGATGGTCACTCTCGAGACATCAGAAGCATCGGTCCCCCTTCTGAGGTGGGATGACGATCCATTGCCACCGCCACTGCAGGAGCAGATCAGGGAGTATGCGGATCGTGATGCTCTCAACCTGCCGCCAAGGGGAGCCATGGAGGGATGGACGACGGAATGGCATCATTCCGTTCAGCCCTGGATGAAGCAGGCCTTTGCAGCCATGAACGATGGCCTGTTGCTGGTGGTGGACTATGCCCTGGAGTCAAGCCGCTACTACAACCCTCGGCGTGCTGATGGAACGCTTGTGGCCTACAAATGCCAACAGGCATCATCTGATGTTCTGCGTGATGCGGGTTGTCAGGACATCACTGCTCACCTGTGCCTGGAATCCCTTGTTGGAGCTGCCTCAGAGGCTGGCTGGATTTTTGCCGGCCAGTGCCGTCAGGGTGAAGCCCTGCTTGCGTTGGGCCTGGCGGAGCGGCTGACAGCACTGCAGCAGCTGCCTGCTGATCAGCTGGCTGAAGCACTGCGTCGAAGAGAAGCCCTGCTGAGACTTGTCGACCCCAGTTGTCTTGGTGAGCTGCGTTGGTTCGCCTTTCTGCGCAACGCACCAACTGCAGCGGACAATGGACTCCTCGACAGTCGTTTCCTGCGGGAACCGAGCTGA
- a CDS encoding 5-(carboxyamino)imidazole ribonucleotide synthase produces the protein MASAAGTIGVVGGGQLALMLCQAAQSRNIDVIVQSASGQDPAMSVAQGQVLGAATDAAATAELLKRCQHITFENEWIPVEALRVLDRDGVLFSPSLDSLLPLVNKLSQRRMLDDLAIPSPAWIALDEINTDSPTLPSGWTFPVMAKAAHGGYDGKGTCVLADLKSLQELLSRVSVEDWLLEAWVTYERELALVVSRDQQGRIRSLPLVETHQKNQVCDWVLAPAESEQLLEATAYNIAASLLTSLNYVGVMALEFFYGPAGLMVNEIAPRTHNSGHFSIEACSSSQFDQQLCITGELPVPASDLVVPGALMVNLLGLSSEGSEPLKSRLSALEAIPRCHLHWYGKEEMPGRKVGHVTVLLEQADSEARGEEAQSLLKQIRAVWPNPLN, from the coding sequence ATGGCTAGCGCTGCCGGAACAATTGGCGTTGTTGGGGGTGGGCAGCTCGCACTGATGCTGTGTCAAGCAGCACAGTCGCGCAATATTGATGTGATCGTGCAAAGCGCATCCGGCCAGGATCCGGCGATGTCTGTCGCTCAGGGGCAAGTCCTGGGTGCAGCGACAGATGCTGCTGCAACTGCTGAATTGCTGAAGCGCTGCCAACACATCACGTTTGAAAATGAGTGGATACCCGTTGAAGCCCTGCGGGTACTGGACCGAGATGGAGTGCTGTTTTCCCCTTCTCTTGACAGTCTGCTGCCGTTGGTGAACAAGCTGTCTCAACGCCGAATGCTGGATGATCTGGCGATTCCAAGTCCGGCTTGGATAGCACTGGATGAGATCAACACCGACTCACCGACTCTGCCCTCTGGCTGGACGTTTCCGGTCATGGCGAAAGCAGCCCATGGCGGTTACGACGGCAAGGGAACCTGCGTGCTCGCAGATCTCAAGTCTCTTCAGGAACTGTTGAGCAGAGTTTCAGTTGAGGATTGGTTGCTGGAAGCCTGGGTCACTTATGAACGTGAACTGGCGCTGGTGGTCAGTCGTGACCAGCAGGGACGAATCCGTAGCCTGCCACTGGTGGAAACCCATCAGAAGAATCAGGTTTGTGACTGGGTTCTCGCTCCTGCAGAGTCGGAGCAATTGTTGGAAGCCACCGCATACAACATTGCTGCTTCACTGCTCACAAGCCTCAACTACGTGGGAGTGATGGCGCTTGAGTTCTTTTATGGTCCAGCAGGTCTGATGGTGAATGAGATCGCCCCACGCACACACAACTCCGGTCATTTCTCCATTGAGGCGTGCAGCAGCAGTCAGTTCGATCAGCAGCTCTGCATTACAGGAGAGTTGCCAGTGCCGGCATCGGATCTTGTGGTGCCAGGCGCTCTCATGGTGAATCTTCTTGGTCTGTCTTCTGAGGGCAGCGAACCGCTGAAGTCAAGGCTTTCTGCTCTGGAGGCCATCCCCAGGTGCCACCTGCATTGGTATGGGAAGGAGGAAATGCCTGGAAGGAAGGTTGGTCATGTGACAGTGCTGCTTGAACAAGCCGATTCCGAGGCTCGGGGCGAGGAAGCTCAAAGCCTTCTGAAGCAAATACGTGCGGTCTGGCCGAATCCCTTAAATTGA
- the nadA gene encoding quinolinate synthase NadA, which translates to MSSDTALVAAINQLRQERNAVILAHYYQEPEIQDIADFIGDSLELSRKAANTDADVIVFCGVHFMAETAKILSPEKTVVLPDIDAGCSLADDCPADEFASFRERHPDHLVVSYINCTAAVKAQSDLICTSSNAVDLVKQLPEQQPVLFAPDRNLGRWVERQSGRELTLWPGRCFVHETFSEEALLKLKLEHPDAEVIAHPECQENLLDLADFIGSTSKLLVHSETSDSNTFIVLTEPGILHQMKQRVPEKTLLDVPGLDGCSCNACPYMRMNSLEKLRDCLEKLSPQITMEESIRSKAEAPIRRMLAMSK; encoded by the coding sequence ATGAGCTCTGACACCGCACTCGTCGCGGCGATCAACCAGCTCCGCCAGGAACGCAATGCCGTGATCCTGGCGCACTATTACCAGGAGCCCGAAATTCAGGACATCGCCGATTTCATCGGTGACTCGCTTGAGCTGTCGAGGAAAGCTGCCAATACTGATGCTGACGTGATCGTGTTCTGCGGCGTCCACTTCATGGCGGAAACCGCCAAGATCCTCAGCCCTGAAAAAACAGTGGTGCTCCCCGATATCGATGCGGGCTGCTCACTGGCTGACGACTGTCCAGCCGATGAATTCGCCAGCTTTCGCGAGCGCCATCCGGATCATCTGGTGGTGAGCTACATCAACTGCACCGCGGCCGTGAAGGCCCAGAGCGATCTGATCTGCACCAGCAGCAACGCCGTGGATCTGGTGAAGCAGCTGCCCGAACAACAACCGGTGCTCTTTGCCCCTGACCGCAATCTCGGACGTTGGGTGGAGCGCCAGAGCGGACGCGAACTCACGCTCTGGCCCGGACGCTGTTTCGTGCATGAAACCTTCAGTGAGGAAGCCCTGCTCAAACTCAAACTGGAACATCCGGATGCAGAGGTGATCGCCCATCCGGAATGTCAGGAAAACCTCCTGGATCTTGCCGATTTCATCGGATCCACAAGCAAACTTCTGGTTCACTCTGAAACCAGTGACTCCAACACATTTATTGTTCTCACAGAACCCGGGATCCTGCATCAGATGAAGCAGCGGGTCCCAGAGAAGACGTTATTGGATGTCCCCGGCCTCGATGGCTGCAGCTGCAATGCCTGTCCCTACATGCGCATGAACAGCCTCGAAAAACTGCGCGACTGTCTTGAGAAACTCTCGCCGCAGATCACCATGGAGGAATCGATTCGTTCCAAAGCGGAAGCACCGATCAGACGCATGCTCGCAATGAGCAAGTGA
- the aroB gene encoding 3-dehydroquinate synthase, whose translation MSTRTAQAAELQERTRITVALEINPYDVIIGSSMVGAIGSALNDLSIRSGTKILVVSNPDVAGPYGDSCLNGLRAAGFNPVLLEIEAGEEQKTLQTLSLILDKAQQEGLERTSLMLALGGGVVGDMTGFAAACWLRGIGIVQVPTTLLSMVDASIGGKTGVNHPKGKNLIGAFHQPRLVVIDPLTLNTLPVREFRAGMAEVIKYGVIGDPDLFRRLEEASDLSDPAAMDPTLLHDILVLSAEAKALVVADDEREGGRRAILNYGHTFGHVVETLTGYGTWLHGEAVAIGMAAVGRLAVQKGLWCEADQQRQLKLIEKAGLPVAWPPLDQEAALRTLQGDKKVRHGRLRFVLPTRIGNVIISDEISTEDVSRCLASLN comes from the coding sequence ATGAGCACGCGCACAGCGCAGGCAGCTGAGTTGCAGGAACGCACCAGGATCACGGTTGCCCTCGAGATCAACCCCTATGACGTGATCATCGGCAGCTCGATGGTGGGAGCGATCGGAAGCGCTCTCAACGACCTATCGATTCGATCCGGCACCAAGATTCTTGTGGTCAGCAATCCTGATGTCGCCGGTCCCTACGGCGACAGCTGCCTGAACGGACTCAGAGCTGCAGGCTTCAACCCTGTGCTGCTGGAAATCGAAGCGGGCGAAGAACAAAAAACACTGCAAACACTGAGCTTGATCCTCGACAAGGCACAGCAGGAGGGTCTTGAGCGCACCTCCCTGATGCTGGCATTAGGAGGTGGCGTTGTCGGTGACATGACTGGCTTCGCAGCCGCATGCTGGCTGCGCGGCATCGGCATCGTTCAGGTTCCGACCACTCTCCTGTCGATGGTGGATGCCTCCATCGGTGGCAAGACCGGTGTGAACCATCCAAAGGGAAAGAATCTGATCGGAGCCTTCCACCAGCCACGCCTGGTGGTGATTGATCCTCTGACACTGAACACGCTTCCTGTCAGGGAATTCCGGGCTGGAATGGCGGAAGTGATCAAATACGGAGTGATCGGAGACCCCGACCTGTTCAGGCGTCTGGAAGAAGCCTCTGACCTCTCCGATCCTGCAGCCATGGATCCGACATTGCTCCACGACATCCTTGTGCTCTCAGCGGAAGCCAAGGCATTGGTGGTCGCCGACGATGAAAGGGAAGGTGGCCGCCGCGCAATCCTTAACTACGGCCATACCTTCGGACATGTGGTTGAGACCCTGACCGGATACGGAACGTGGCTGCATGGCGAAGCCGTGGCGATCGGCATGGCAGCAGTTGGGCGCCTCGCCGTCCAGAAAGGTCTCTGGTGTGAAGCTGATCAACAGCGCCAGCTGAAACTCATCGAGAAGGCCGGTTTACCCGTGGCCTGGCCGCCCCTTGATCAGGAAGCCGCACTGCGGACCTTGCAAGGCGATAAGAAGGTTCGGCACGGGCGACTGCGTTTCGTCCTGCCGACCCGGATCGGCAACGTGATCATCAGTGACGAAATCAGCACCGAGGATGTCAGTCGCTGCCTTGCATCCCTGAACTGA
- a CDS encoding ligase-associated DNA damage response exonuclease — translation MNVLERTDSGLYCRAADAWIDPSRPVSRALITHAHADHARSGCGEYWAVDVSEGVLRQRLGQDINLHCMPYRQEFWLNQACLSFHSAGHVLGSAQIRVMVEDQVWVVTGDYKRCPDPSCEPFEVVPCDVLITEATFGLPIYAWESGKQVATQIRDWWHGDRERPSLLFCYSFGKAQRLLAELNAIGVDEEVLLHGAVETVTRHYREAGVAMTASRPVSELPRKDSLAGRLVLAPPSAHRSAWMRRFRSPQTAFASGWMAVRGARRRRGYERGFVLSDHADWQGLVQTVLHSGAQTVYVTHGQSDVLARFLRERYGLDAKPLDQLN, via the coding sequence ATGAACGTTCTTGAGCGAACCGACAGCGGTCTGTATTGCAGAGCAGCGGATGCCTGGATCGATCCCTCAAGGCCCGTATCGAGAGCCTTGATCACACACGCCCATGCCGATCACGCCAGATCTGGTTGCGGCGAATACTGGGCTGTGGATGTCAGCGAAGGAGTGCTTCGACAGCGCCTGGGCCAAGACATCAATCTCCACTGCATGCCTTATCGCCAGGAGTTCTGGCTCAATCAGGCGTGTTTGTCATTCCACAGCGCTGGTCATGTGCTGGGGTCCGCTCAGATTCGTGTGATGGTCGAAGATCAGGTCTGGGTGGTGACCGGCGATTACAAACGTTGCCCCGACCCCAGCTGCGAACCCTTTGAAGTCGTTCCCTGCGACGTGCTGATCACCGAAGCCACATTCGGATTGCCGATCTATGCCTGGGAGTCGGGCAAGCAGGTGGCAACACAGATCCGAGACTGGTGGCATGGAGACCGCGAACGCCCCTCGCTGTTGTTTTGTTATTCGTTCGGCAAGGCTCAGCGTCTGTTGGCAGAGCTCAACGCCATCGGTGTTGACGAGGAAGTGCTGCTGCACGGAGCCGTTGAAACTGTCACGCGCCATTACCGCGAGGCAGGAGTGGCCATGACGGCGAGCAGACCCGTGAGCGAACTGCCGCGCAAGGATTCTCTGGCGGGTCGACTGGTCCTGGCACCACCCTCGGCCCATCGTTCTGCCTGGATGCGGCGGTTCAGGTCACCGCAGACAGCCTTTGCCTCGGGATGGATGGCAGTGCGGGGTGCGCGACGGCGGCGGGGCTATGAGCGAGGTTTCGTCCTCAGCGACCATGCGGACTGGCAGGGATTGGTGCAAACGGTGCTGCACAGCGGTGCCCAGACCGTGTACGTCACCCATGGGCAGAGCGATGTGCTGGCGCGCTTTCTACGCGAACGATATGGACTCGACGCCAAACCACTCGATCAGCTCAACTGA
- a CDS encoding TIGR04168 family protein: MAGDLHGDWGKGDVDLIERLQPDALLFVGDLSDGDLRLVKSITQLSLPVAVLLGNHDRGRDRSGGLLQQQITMLGARHCPWTLRKWSQPRLAVVGARPCSAGGGFHLSQAVKAVFGPITETQSADWIVDAAGKAPADWPLVVLAHSGPTGLGSEANSLCGRDWKQPHIDWGDRDLALALDRMQQTRPADLVVFGHMHHQLKGRRGERITFHRDRRGTCFVNAACVPRVGLDQSGQPLHHLTWVEFAGTEPALISHRWYRPSGELIYEQTLLHAAMTGQAPC, from the coding sequence ATTGCCGGAGACCTCCATGGTGACTGGGGGAAGGGAGATGTGGATCTGATTGAGCGACTGCAACCGGATGCACTCCTTTTTGTTGGAGATCTCAGTGATGGAGATCTGCGCCTGGTCAAGAGCATCACCCAACTGTCGCTGCCTGTGGCCGTCCTGCTTGGAAATCATGACCGTGGACGCGACAGAAGCGGTGGTCTGCTGCAACAGCAGATCACGATGCTGGGTGCTCGGCACTGTCCATGGACATTAAGGAAATGGAGCCAGCCCAGACTGGCTGTGGTTGGTGCCCGACCTTGCAGCGCAGGGGGTGGATTTCACCTCTCGCAGGCCGTGAAAGCGGTGTTCGGGCCAATCACAGAAACACAATCGGCCGATTGGATCGTTGATGCTGCCGGCAAGGCCCCCGCGGACTGGCCACTGGTGGTGCTGGCGCATTCGGGTCCCACGGGGCTGGGATCAGAGGCGAACAGCCTCTGTGGTCGCGACTGGAAGCAGCCTCATATCGACTGGGGTGATCGGGATCTGGCCTTGGCTCTGGATCGCATGCAGCAAACCCGTCCAGCAGACCTTGTGGTGTTTGGCCACATGCACCATCAGCTCAAGGGACGACGCGGAGAAAGGATTACTTTTCACCGGGACCGCAGAGGCACTTGCTTCGTGAATGCTGCATGCGTGCCAAGAGTTGGTTTGGATCAATCCGGGCAGCCGCTGCATCACCTCACCTGGGTCGAGTTCGCAGGGACTGAACCAGCGTTGATCAGTCACCGTTGGTACCGACCCAGTGGTGAACTGATCTATGAACAGACGCTGCTTCATGCTGCCATGACAGGGCAGGCGCCATGTTGA
- the nadA gene encoding quinolinate synthase NadA, whose amino-acid sequence MADADVIVFCGVHFMAETAKILSPEKTVVLPDIDAGCSLADDCPADEFASFRERHPDHLVVSYINCTAAVKAQSDLICTSSNAVDLVKQLPEQQPVLFAPDRNLGRWVERQSGRELTLWPGRCFVHETFSEEALLKLKLEHPDAEVIAHPECQENLLDLADFIGSTSKLLVHSETSDSNTFIVLTEPGILHQMKQRVPEKTLLDVPGLDGCSCNACPYMRMNSLEKLRDCLEKLSPQITMEESIRSKAEAPIRRMLAMSK is encoded by the coding sequence TTGGCTGATGCTGACGTGATCGTGTTCTGCGGCGTCCACTTCATGGCGGAAACCGCCAAGATCCTCAGCCCTGAAAAAACAGTGGTGCTCCCCGATATCGATGCGGGCTGCTCACTGGCTGACGACTGTCCAGCCGATGAATTCGCCAGCTTTCGCGAGCGCCATCCGGATCATCTGGTGGTGAGCTACATCAACTGCACCGCGGCCGTGAAGGCCCAGAGCGATCTGATCTGCACCAGCAGCAACGCCGTGGATCTGGTGAAGCAGCTGCCCGAACAACAACCGGTGCTCTTTGCCCCTGACCGCAATCTCGGACGTTGGGTGGAGCGCCAGAGCGGACGCGAACTCACGCTCTGGCCCGGACGCTGTTTCGTGCATGAAACCTTCAGTGAGGAAGCCCTGCTCAAACTCAAACTGGAACATCCGGATGCAGAGGTGATCGCCCATCCGGAATGTCAGGAAAACCTCCTGGATCTTGCCGATTTCATCGGATCCACAAGCAAACTTCTGGTTCACTCTGAAACCAGTGACTCCAACACATTTATTGTTCTCACAGAACCCGGGATCCTGCATCAGATGAAGCAGCGGGTCCCAGAGAAGACGTTATTGGATGTCCCCGGCCTCGATGGCTGCAGCTGCAATGCCTGTCCCTACATGCGCATGAACAGCCTCGAAAAACTGCGCGACTGTCTTGAGAAACTCTCGCCGCAGATCACCATGGAGGAATCGATTCGTTCCAAAGCGGAAGCACCGATCAGACGCATGCTCGCAATGAGCAAGTGA
- a CDS encoding TPM domain-containing protein has product MRGLKALLSLSVLLVMFAAPAAAIDNPELLPDHPTPVIDLAKALSQTQRQSLETSLDAFEQRSGWKLRVLTQYERTPGLAVKDFWGLDERSLLLVADPRGGNLLNFNVGDALFALMPRTWWVELQTRYGNQFYVKDHGEDGAILAALDAVELCLDRGGCQVVPGLPTEQWLWTLSTSILGGLIAGFAAYPRKEGERIAWGWLLLLSPLWVMLFGVFGVGPVVTRTSELLPLIRNGMGFMAGGIGAYLIAGATVGRKLNESNQDG; this is encoded by the coding sequence ATGCGTGGCTTAAAGGCCCTGTTGAGCCTGTCGGTCCTGCTGGTGATGTTCGCCGCGCCTGCCGCTGCAATCGACAATCCAGAACTGCTGCCGGACCATCCGACGCCGGTGATTGACCTTGCCAAGGCTTTGAGCCAGACGCAGCGCCAGTCACTGGAAACCTCTCTCGACGCCTTTGAGCAACGCAGCGGCTGGAAGCTGAGAGTGCTGACGCAATACGAGCGAACTCCGGGACTAGCCGTGAAGGACTTCTGGGGGCTTGATGAACGCAGCCTGCTGCTGGTGGCGGATCCGCGTGGGGGCAATCTGCTCAACTTCAATGTGGGCGATGCCCTGTTTGCGCTGATGCCACGCACGTGGTGGGTTGAACTACAGACCCGCTACGGCAATCAGTTTTATGTGAAGGATCACGGAGAGGACGGCGCCATCCTGGCGGCACTGGATGCGGTGGAACTCTGCTTGGATCGTGGCGGATGCCAGGTTGTACCGGGCCTGCCGACGGAACAGTGGCTCTGGACGCTCAGCACTTCAATCCTGGGTGGTCTGATTGCTGGCTTCGCGGCCTATCCACGCAAAGAAGGTGAGCGAATTGCCTGGGGCTGGCTCCTGTTGCTCTCGCCGCTGTGGGTGATGCTTTTCGGAGTGTTCGGCGTTGGCCCCGTCGTGACGCGCACCAGTGAGTTGTTACCGCTGATTCGCAACGGCATGGGATTCATGGCTGGAGGAATCGGTGCCTATCTGATCGCCGGAGCGACGGTTGGACGCAAACTGAACGAATCCAACCAGGATGGCTGA
- a CDS encoding glycoside hydrolase family 104 protein: MTSLALTACRCIPGAVASVVPLLTILPAPESRAALPALESSRSRLVMLEEDAKTSALPYVITPERRAMLNTIRFAEGTWKGGHDLGYRVMFGGGLMPSMDRHPNRVIYSSRYASAAAGAYQFMPFTWDMVKRRLGVRGFGPEVQDQGALFLIQRRKALKLTDSGVMSPHLAAKLAPEWASFPTLRGRSYYGQPVKRFANLQGFFNVNLAQLRKIRDERRSALSAQKSGRANLDAVSDCLGPAFSCK, encoded by the coding sequence ATGACTTCCCTTGCTCTCACCGCCTGTCGTTGTATTCCAGGCGCTGTTGCAAGTGTTGTTCCACTGCTCACCATTCTCCCTGCTCCAGAGTCACGTGCAGCTCTTCCTGCATTGGAAAGCTCCCGTTCCAGGCTGGTGATGCTTGAGGAAGATGCCAAGACCTCGGCTCTTCCTTACGTCATTACTCCTGAGCGTCGCGCAATGCTCAATACGATCCGCTTCGCGGAAGGCACCTGGAAGGGTGGTCATGATCTTGGCTATCGCGTCATGTTCGGCGGTGGTCTGATGCCATCCATGGATCGCCACCCCAACCGTGTGATCTATTCCTCCCGTTACGCAAGTGCTGCTGCTGGTGCATACCAGTTCATGCCATTCACTTGGGATATGGTCAAACGCCGTCTAGGCGTCAGAGGGTTTGGTCCCGAAGTTCAGGACCAGGGTGCACTTTTTCTGATTCAACGACGTAAAGCTCTGAAGCTGACTGACAGCGGTGTGATGAGTCCGCACCTTGCAGCGAAGTTGGCTCCCGAGTGGGCTTCCTTTCCCACATTGCGTGGAAGAAGTTATTACGGACAACCTGTGAAGCGATTTGCCAATCTGCAAGGATTTTTCAACGTGAATCTTGCCCAGTTGCGCAAGATTCGTGATGAGCGTCGCTCAGCTCTTTCGGCACAGAAATCCGGTCGAGCCAACCTAGATGCTGTTTCAGATTGCCTAGGTCCAGCCTTTTCGTGCAAGTAG